Proteins encoded by one window of Sulfurimonas hongkongensis:
- a CDS encoding YggT family protein → MSVLIEIIQGLGSIVVSLITIYIWVIIITALMSFVNPDPYNPIVQFLNRVTQPAYRFVRRFMRTVFNGIDLAPLVIVVALQVLIVLLSALLRSF, encoded by the coding sequence ATGAGTGTATTAATAGAAATTATCCAAGGTCTAGGTTCTATTGTTGTAAGTCTTATCACCATATATATTTGGGTTATTATCATAACTGCGCTTATGAGTTTTGTAAATCCAGATCCTTACAACCCAATAGTACAGTTTTTAAATAGAGTAACGCAGCCAGCATATAGGTTTGTAAGAAGATTTATGAGAACTGTTTTTAATGGCATTGACTTAGCTCCACTTGTCATAGTTGTAGCTTTGCAAGTTCTAATAGTTTTACTATCTGCCCTACTTCGTTCTTTTTAG
- the mobB gene encoding molybdopterin-guanine dinucleotide biosynthesis protein B produces the protein MKKRLAVAFTGPSNSGKTTLILKVARKLIHELGKKVAIIKHDPSDKARFDVEGKDSYKFSDTGSEVIVTSPTRTTYFSKQNKDLDEMIRLFDDFDILLVEGLKNLPLPRISIFRGSLESEYFPYMDALAIDDSINIDEYEIPKGVDILDINECEDVISWIFKNAKEV, from the coding sequence TTGAAAAAAAGATTAGCAGTTGCATTTACAGGTCCATCAAATAGTGGAAAAACTACACTTATTTTAAAAGTAGCTAGAAAACTCATACATGAGTTAGGCAAAAAAGTAGCTATTATTAAACACGATCCAAGTGATAAGGCTCGTTTTGATGTTGAGGGAAAAGATAGCTATAAGTTTTCAGATACTGGATCAGAAGTTATTGTGACTTCTCCTACTAGGACTACATATTTCTCAAAACAAAACAAAGATTTAGATGAGATGATTAGACTCTTTGATGATTTTGATATCTTACTTGTGGAGGGTTTAAAAAATCTACCTCTTCCACGCATTAGCATATTTAGGGGCTCACTAGAGAGTGAATATTTTCCTTATATGGATGCTCTAGCTATTGATGATAGTATCAATATAGATGAGTATGAGATACCAAAAGGTGTTGATATTTTAGATATAAACGAGTGCGAAGATGTCATATCTTGGATATTTAAAAATGCAAAGGAAGTGTAG
- a CDS encoding AMP-binding protein, translating to MSINSIRTLIEDGALTHPEKKVIVFSEDSISYKELLKRVDQVAYYLNELDLPKESRIGVYSNKGIDQVIAILAILSTPYILVPLTKLLKPKQVEYIIDDCDIKCIITDKVKLESIEEISFNGHIISYETASSDIASFEEIFKYYNKTYNCDVNGHNNAIITYSFGLSGTPKGIVISHRNLIDSARVASQYLSLEESDIISGILIFNLDYGLNQIFSTLYKRATLALHRFILPEDFFNHLINDKVTVLPLMPFNITQIFDINRVPNPELFDGVRIITSSGGNVTPKMIKECKKTFREALFFSMHGLTEAFRSTYLDPSQIEIRPESIGKAIPDVELFVLNEDGKECKVREVGELIHRGGYIYRGFWKAPEQNAKRFKSIEILKDIINLEGQLRDEVVVASGDYVYKDEEGYLYFVSRDDDMIKTRGFRVSPFEIESVVNRCLPQIKECAVFSIENEEIEEEIVMVYSALSELAPKEIIFELKKHLASYMIPSKIIYKRSLPLVQSDRNKINKDALKREFI from the coding sequence ATGTCAATTAACTCTATTAGAACACTTATCGAAGATGGAGCTTTAACGCATCCAGAAAAAAAAGTGATTGTTTTTAGCGAAGATAGCATTAGCTACAAAGAGCTTTTAAAGAGAGTTGATCAGGTCGCTTACTACTTAAATGAGCTAGATCTTCCAAAAGAGTCACGAATCGGAGTCTATTCAAACAAAGGGATAGATCAAGTTATAGCAATCCTTGCCATTCTCTCAACTCCTTACATCTTAGTACCTCTTACAAAGCTTTTAAAGCCAAAACAAGTTGAGTACATTATTGATGACTGTGATATAAAGTGCATTATAACTGATAAAGTAAAGCTAGAGAGCATAGAAGAGATTAGTTTCAATGGTCATATTATTTCATATGAAACAGCTTCTAGTGATATAGCTTCATTTGAAGAGATTTTTAAATATTATAACAAAACATACAATTGTGATGTAAATGGCCACAACAATGCCATTATTACTTACTCTTTTGGACTCTCAGGGACTCCAAAAGGCATAGTTATCTCGCACAGAAATCTAATAGACTCAGCTCGTGTAGCATCACAATATCTAAGTCTAGAAGAGAGTGATATTATCTCTGGCATTCTTATCTTTAACCTAGATTATGGACTAAATCAAATCTTTAGCACACTCTATAAAAGAGCTACTCTTGCACTTCATAGGTTTATATTGCCAGAGGACTTTTTTAACCATCTCATAAATGACAAAGTAACAGTTTTACCTTTGATGCCTTTTAATATTACACAGATTTTTGATATTAATAGAGTCCCAAATCCTGAACTTTTTGATGGGGTTAGAATAATTACATCATCAGGTGGAAACGTAACTCCAAAGATGATAAAAGAGTGCAAAAAAACATTTAGAGAGGCACTTTTCTTTTCTATGCACGGTTTAACAGAAGCATTTCGTTCAACATATCTTGACCCATCACAGATTGAGATACGACCTGAATCTATAGGTAAAGCCATCCCTGATGTTGAGCTTTTCGTCTTAAACGAAGATGGTAAAGAGTGCAAAGTCCGTGAAGTAGGGGAGCTAATACACAGAGGCGGCTATATATATAGAGGTTTCTGGAAGGCACCTGAACAAAATGCAAAAAGATTTAAGTCAATTGAGATTTTAAAAGATATTATAAACCTAGAGGGTCAACTAAGAGATGAAGTAGTAGTTGCATCTGGTGATTATGTTTACAAAGATGAAGAGGGTTATCTCTACTTTGTATCAAGAGACGATGATATGATAAAAACTAGAGGTTTTAGAGTCTCACCTTTTGAGATAGAGTCTGTTGTAAATAGGTGTCTGCCCCAGATAAAGGAGTGTGCAGTCTTTTCTATAGAAAATGAAGAGATAGAAGAGGAGATTGTTATGGTTTACTCAGCTCTTAGTGAATTAGCTCCAAAAGAGATAATATTTGAGCTTAAAAAACATCTTGCTTCTTATATGATCCCAAGTAAAATCATATATAAAAGGTCTCTCCCTCTAGTGCAAAGTGATAGAAATAAGATAAATAAAGATGCACTAAAGAGAGAGTTTATTTAA
- a CDS encoding DEAD/DEAH box helicase: MLFNTLGLSAPLLKAIKEQGYSEPTPIQKQSIPVILDRKDILAGAQTGTGKTAGFTLPILELLSRARDSKSKPHHIKALILTPTRELAAQVGESVALYGKFLPFKSCVIFGGVKINPQIAQLRKGMDIVIATPGRLLDHVSQKTIDLSKVDFLVLDEADRMLDMGFINDIRKILEILPKQRQNLLFSATYSDEIKKLSDRLLNSPTLIEVARRNTASEIVKQAVYPVDKGRKRELLTHLIKKGDWKQVLVFSRTKHGANRLAGQLESDGIAAVAIHGNKSQNARTKALADFKKGEVRVLVATDIAARGIDIDHLPHVVNYELPNVSEDYVHRIGRTGRAGNKGEAISLVCIDEDEYLKNIEKLIKKDIPKVWLKGFKPDPSIKAEPIKQGGGGRGRTGNSRSRPSNKAAQSRAKSKDASGRRR, translated from the coding sequence ATGTTATTTAACACACTTGGGCTGTCAGCTCCACTATTAAAGGCTATTAAAGAGCAAGGTTATAGTGAACCAACCCCGATTCAAAAACAGTCTATCCCTGTAATTTTGGATAGAAAAGATATACTTGCAGGTGCACAGACTGGAACAGGCAAAACGGCTGGATTTACTCTTCCGATACTTGAGCTTTTAAGCCGTGCAAGAGATTCTAAAAGTAAACCCCATCATATAAAAGCATTGATACTTACTCCTACAAGAGAGTTAGCCGCACAAGTTGGAGAGAGTGTAGCACTTTATGGAAAATTTTTGCCATTTAAGTCATGTGTGATTTTTGGAGGTGTAAAAATAAACCCTCAAATCGCACAACTTCGTAAAGGCATGGATATTGTCATAGCAACTCCAGGACGACTTTTAGATCATGTGAGCCAAAAGACCATTGATCTCTCAAAAGTAGACTTTCTTGTCTTAGATGAAGCAGACAGAATGTTGGATATGGGTTTCATAAATGATATTAGAAAGATTTTAGAGATTTTGCCTAAGCAAAGACAAAACTTGCTTTTCTCAGCTACTTATTCAGATGAGATAAAAAAACTCTCAGATAGACTTTTAAACTCTCCTACACTTATAGAAGTAGCACGAAGAAACACTGCATCTGAGATAGTAAAGCAAGCTGTTTATCCAGTAGATAAAGGACGCAAGCGCGAACTTCTTACGCATCTTATTAAAAAAGGTGACTGGAAGCAGGTTTTAGTCTTTAGTAGAACTAAACATGGTGCAAACCGTTTAGCTGGTCAATTGGAATCAGACGGCATAGCAGCGGTGGCCATTCATGGAAACAAAAGCCAAAATGCTAGAACAAAAGCTTTAGCTGACTTTAAAAAAGGTGAAGTACGAGTTCTCGTGGCTACTGATATCGCAGCTCGTGGGATAGATATAGACCATCTTCCTCACGTAGTCAATTATGAACTTCCAAATGTAAGTGAAGATTATGTACATCGCATCGGTAGAACAGGTCGTGCAGGAAACAAAGGCGAAGCAATCTCTCTTGTTTGTATAGATGAAGATGAGTACTTAAAAAACATCGAAAAACTTATAAAAAAAGATATCCCTAAAGTATGGTTAAAAGGCTTTAAGCCTGATCCATCAATAAAAGCAGAGCCTATTAAGCAAGGTGGCGGAGGAAGAGGTCGCACAGGAAACTCTAGAAGTAGGCCGAGCAATAAAGCTGCACAGAGCAGAGCTAAATCAAAAGATGCATCAGGTAGAAGAAGATAG
- a CDS encoding lytic transglycosylase domain-containing protein translates to MFKLFLLLFISATLSADITLQDIKSKPASRMKNFMIWQFLKQDITPKEADEAYSLVKGKNYKIYKEYIKKTDNKEIKKRISCRGKKNLLSIKDEECLKLAFSLYKTLPMTNKQRELLALKVKEKSKKELLKIQCEPYTQEAYEKYDANTILTNFISTTKKHRRENLNIFLDETFINSLSSSWKISQFVEIVLHDEHLDKLKQSLFNLRGDNLNSKTNFHLALNHLLHNNKDGAISFFKLSMQKAKHRIDVDKNYFWIYKVSKDKKYLDELLKSSDINIYTLYAHEMQNKEVDNYFSAVETNDMKASRDLKNPFEWKSILKEIREAPQDKLYELSQEYMNQEMIPVQTMILERAYSYKMHGFIMPYSNYLRDIKNDEKALVYAIMRQESNFIPSALSTSYALGLMQIMPFLTDDLSKRVKEPVESYEDMFIPKNNINYALKHLAWMKKSLYHPLFVAYAYNGGMGFLKRHLESGTFSNSEYEPYLSMELMANNQSREYGKKVLANYVMYKKILGEEVSIIHLFDRLKHPSETDRFREQG, encoded by the coding sequence ATGTTTAAGCTCTTTTTACTACTTTTTATATCAGCAACTCTGAGTGCTGATATAACGCTTCAAGATATAAAATCAAAGCCTGCTAGTCGGATGAAAAATTTTATGATTTGGCAGTTTTTAAAGCAAGATATAACTCCAAAAGAAGCTGATGAAGCGTACTCTTTAGTTAAGGGAAAAAACTATAAAATATATAAAGAGTATATTAAAAAAACCGACAATAAAGAGATAAAAAAAAGAATTTCATGTCGAGGAAAGAAAAATCTTCTCTCAATCAAAGATGAAGAGTGCTTAAAGCTTGCCTTCTCTCTTTACAAAACACTTCCAATGACCAATAAACAAAGAGAGTTGTTAGCTTTAAAAGTAAAAGAGAAGTCTAAAAAAGAGCTTTTAAAGATACAGTGCGAACCATATACACAAGAAGCTTATGAAAAATACGATGCCAATACAATTCTTACTAATTTTATTAGTACAACAAAAAAACATAGAAGAGAAAACTTAAACATTTTCTTGGATGAAACTTTTATAAACTCTCTTTCTAGTTCATGGAAAATATCTCAGTTTGTAGAGATAGTTTTACATGATGAGCATCTAGATAAGCTCAAACAATCACTCTTTAATTTAAGAGGCGACAATCTAAACTCTAAAACGAACTTCCATCTTGCCCTTAATCATCTACTGCATAACAACAAGGATGGAGCGATATCTTTTTTTAAACTTTCTATGCAAAAGGCTAAACACAGAATAGATGTAGATAAAAACTACTTTTGGATTTATAAAGTTAGTAAAGATAAAAAGTATTTAGATGAACTTTTAAAGAGTAGCGATATTAATATCTATACTCTTTATGCACATGAGATGCAAAATAAGGAAGTAGATAACTACTTTAGTGCAGTTGAGACAAATGATATGAAGGCTTCAAGAGATTTAAAAAATCCTTTTGAATGGAAAAGTATCTTAAAAGAGATAAGAGAAGCTCCACAAGACAAACTTTATGAGTTATCACAAGAGTATATGAATCAGGAGATGATACCAGTTCAAACTATGATACTTGAGAGAGCTTATAGTTATAAGATGCATGGATTTATTATGCCATATAGCAACTACTTAAGAGATATAAAAAATGATGAAAAGGCTCTTGTTTATGCGATAATGCGTCAAGAGAGTAACTTTATACCATCAGCTTTATCTACTTCTTACGCTTTAGGTTTGATGCAGATTATGCCCTTTTTAACTGATGATCTATCAAAAAGGGTTAAAGAACCAGTGGAGAGCTATGAAGATATGTTTATCCCTAAAAATAATATAAATTACGCCTTAAAACACTTAGCATGGATGAAAAAATCTCTATACCATCCTCTTTTTGTTGCTTATGCTTATAATGGCGGAATGGGTTTTTTAAAAAGACATCTAGAGAGTGGAACATTTAGTAACTCAGAGTATGAACCATATCTTAGCATGGAACTTATGGCAAATAATCAGAGCAGAGAGTATGGAAAAAAGGTCTTGGCAAATTATGTAATGTATAAAAAAATCTTAGGAGAGGAAGTCTCTATTATTCATCTTTTTGATAGACTAAAACATCCGAGCGAGACTGATCGGTTTCGAGAACAAGGCTAA
- a CDS encoding ferritin-like domain-containing protein has protein sequence MAKRGISILKGIEATEVVELLNKAYCDEWLAYYQYFVEAKVVKGIMKDAAITELLEHAADELRHADMVAERILQLGGTPTLHPNDWTKNSNCDYEAPEDASVLSVLEQAIKGEQCAISVYSSLADITKGKDIVTYDIVSQILADEVEHEEDLQALHDDIGEFFAEIKKNLS, from the coding sequence ATGGCAAAAAGAGGAATCTCAATACTAAAAGGTATAGAAGCAACAGAAGTTGTAGAGTTGCTAAATAAGGCTTACTGTGATGAGTGGTTAGCTTATTACCAATACTTTGTAGAAGCAAAAGTAGTTAAGGGTATTATGAAAGATGCTGCAATTACTGAACTTCTTGAGCATGCAGCAGATGAGCTACGTCATGCAGATATGGTAGCTGAGCGTATCTTACAACTAGGTGGTACACCTACTTTACATCCGAATGATTGGACGAAAAATTCCAATTGTGATTATGAAGCACCAGAAGACGCTAGTGTATTATCAGTTTTAGAACAAGCTATAAAAGGTGAGCAGTGTGCAATTAGCGTTTATTCAAGTCTAGCAGATATCACTAAAGGAAAAGATATAGTTACTTATGATATTGTCTCTCAGATCTTAGCTGATGAAGTAGAGCATGAAGAGGATTTACAAGCCCTTCATGATGATATAGGCGAATTTTTTGCAGAGATAAAGAAAAATCTAAGTTAA
- the metG gene encoding methionine--tRNA ligase — protein MNKYITTPIYYVNGEAHIGHAYTTFIADAMARYEKLKGHKTYFLTGTDEHGQKIEESAKKSGKPTQEFADEISASFKNLWDEFEISYDKFIRTTDKDHMLGVQKAFEVMHAKGDIYKDFYEGHYCVSCETFFPETQLVDGEFCPDCGKPTNVVKEESYFFRLSKYEDALLEHYEQNPDFILPRSRANEVKNFVKSGLRDLSVTRTSFTWGVPIPESINDKEHVMYVWLDALMNYVTALGYGKDDVNMEFWPASMQLVGKDILRFHAIYWPAFLMSLDLPLPKHIGAHGWWTRDGEKMSKSKGNVISPREVANAYGVENLRYFMLREVPFGQDGDFSQRALIERINSELSNDLGNLLNRIIGMSGKYSEYEIDSKDVEKYHRNELDAMNKALANLDDFMQNMQTHRYLEELWKLFTIGNKAIEEHAPWTKMKEDKKDEALATVALVANILAKASIMLSPVMPKTTVTIADALNFTIDNASYNELIIDRKLLKLFNIKKVPPLFPRVEEPLMPEAPEAQPNKPEEETKEELEQDNLIEIGQFFETSLKVGHIVQAEEVPKSKKLLKLQVDLGESRTRQVIAGIKEFYSAESLVGTQVCVVANLKPAKLMGMISEGMLLAAKDEDGLCLVRPEKPKKAGTPIG, from the coding sequence TTGAATAAGTATATAACAACACCTATCTATTATGTAAATGGCGAAGCGCATATTGGTCACGCATATACAACTTTTATAGCTGATGCAATGGCAAGATATGAAAAACTAAAAGGTCATAAAACCTACTTTCTAACAGGGACTGATGAACATGGTCAAAAGATAGAAGAATCAGCAAAAAAAAGTGGTAAACCTACTCAAGAGTTTGCAGATGAGATAAGTGCATCTTTTAAAAATCTTTGGGATGAGTTTGAGATAAGCTATGATAAGTTTATTAGAACAACAGATAAAGATCATATGCTAGGCGTCCAGAAAGCTTTTGAGGTCATGCATGCTAAGGGCGATATCTATAAAGACTTTTATGAAGGTCACTACTGTGTGAGTTGTGAGACTTTTTTTCCTGAGACTCAACTTGTAGATGGAGAGTTTTGCCCTGATTGTGGCAAGCCTACAAATGTTGTTAAAGAAGAGAGTTACTTCTTTAGGCTCTCTAAATATGAAGATGCACTACTAGAACACTATGAACAAAACCCTGACTTTATACTCCCCCGCTCTCGTGCAAATGAGGTTAAAAATTTTGTAAAGAGTGGTTTGAGAGACCTCTCTGTTACCCGTACTTCTTTTACTTGGGGAGTCCCTATACCAGAATCTATAAATGATAAAGAACATGTTATGTATGTTTGGCTAGATGCGCTTATGAACTATGTAACTGCACTAGGCTATGGTAAAGATGATGTAAACATGGAATTTTGGCCTGCATCTATGCAACTTGTGGGTAAAGATATCTTGCGTTTTCACGCTATTTACTGGCCTGCTTTTCTTATGAGTCTAGATCTACCTCTTCCAAAACATATTGGTGCACATGGTTGGTGGACTAGAGATGGAGAGAAGATGAGTAAATCAAAAGGCAATGTTATCTCTCCAAGAGAGGTCGCAAATGCTTATGGAGTTGAAAACCTTAGATATTTTATGCTTAGAGAAGTCCCTTTTGGCCAAGATGGAGACTTCTCGCAAAGAGCACTAATAGAGAGAATAAATTCTGAACTTAGTAATGATCTTGGAAATCTTTTAAATCGTATTATTGGTATGAGTGGTAAATACTCTGAATATGAAATAGATAGCAAAGACGTAGAGAAGTACCATAGAAATGAACTAGATGCAATGAACAAAGCTCTTGCAAATCTTGATGATTTTATGCAAAATATGCAGACTCATAGATACTTAGAAGAATTATGGAAGCTATTTACTATAGGAAACAAAGCTATAGAGGAACACGCTCCATGGACTAAAATGAAAGAGGACAAAAAAGATGAAGCACTAGCTACTGTAGCGTTAGTTGCAAATATTTTAGCTAAAGCCTCTATAATGCTAAGCCCTGTGATGCCAAAGACAACTGTTACTATTGCAGATGCACTAAATTTTACTATAGACAACGCAAGCTACAATGAGCTAATTATCGATAGAAAATTATTGAAATTATTTAATATCAAAAAAGTCCCTCCTCTCTTCCCTCGCGTAGAAGAGCCTTTAATGCCAGAAGCTCCTGAGGCCCAACCAAACAAGCCAGAAGAAGAGACTAAAGAGGAATTAGAACAAGATAATCTTATAGAAATAGGTCAGTTTTTTGAAACTTCGCTAAAAGTTGGACATATCGTTCAAGCTGAGGAAGTACCAAAGAGTAAAAAACTTCTAAAACTTCAAGTGGATTTGGGTGAAAGTAGAACTCGTCAAGTTATAGCTGGCATCAAAGAGTTTTACTCAGCCGAGAGTCTAGTTGGAACACAAGTCTGTGTAGTTGCAAACTTAAAACCTGCAAAACTTATGGGCATGATCTCAGAGGGAATGCTTCTTGCTGCTAAGGATGAAGATGGTCTATGTTTAGTAAGACCTGAAAAACCTAAAAAAGCAGGAACACCGATTGGATGA
- a CDS encoding class 1 fructose-bisphosphatase, which produces MTDIFDAIQRTAKRIKKAIDVKDIGYSQQANSSGETQLQLDIQCDMIIEEEFSQVPSIHTIASEEKEKEVLLCETGKYFIAYDPLDGSSLVDVNLSVGSIFGIYEGAFEAKKMVASCYVVFGPRVEMVFAHNKTKLHLLQGEDFVFVKEIRLNNKGNINAPGGTQQNWEPYHKEMVDNFFAEGYRLRYSGGMVPDLHQILLKGGGLFSYPNTSDRPKGKLRKLFEVFPFAFAFKKAGGEATDGEFDLMELECFGIHETSQCFFGSKYEIKKVREVYANNR; this is translated from the coding sequence ATGACAGATATATTTGATGCAATTCAGCGAACTGCAAAGAGAATCAAAAAAGCCATAGATGTAAAAGATATAGGCTATTCACAACAAGCTAACAGCTCTGGAGAGACTCAGCTTCAGCTTGACATTCAGTGTGATATGATTATTGAAGAAGAGTTTTCGCAAGTTCCATCGATTCACACAATAGCGAGTGAGGAAAAAGAAAAGGAGGTACTACTTTGTGAGACTGGAAAGTACTTCATAGCTTATGATCCTCTTGATGGCTCATCTTTGGTTGATGTAAATTTAAGTGTAGGTTCTATCTTTGGCATATATGAGGGTGCATTTGAGGCTAAAAAGATGGTGGCTTCTTGTTACGTTGTTTTTGGTCCTAGAGTTGAGATGGTTTTTGCCCACAACAAAACAAAACTGCATCTACTTCAGGGCGAAGACTTCGTTTTTGTAAAAGAGATACGTCTAAATAACAAAGGCAATATAAACGCTCCTGGGGGAACTCAGCAAAATTGGGAACCATATCACAAAGAGATGGTTGATAATTTTTTTGCTGAGGGTTATAGACTTAGATACTCAGGTGGTATGGTTCCAGATTTGCATCAGATACTTCTAAAAGGTGGCGGGCTTTTCTCATATCCAAACACAAGTGACAGACCTAAGGGAAAACTGCGTAAACTTTTTGAAGTTTTTCCTTTTGCCTTTGCCTTTAAAAAAGCTGGTGGAGAAGCTACCGATGGAGAATTTGACTTGATGGAGCTAGAGTGTTTTGGTATACACGAAACATCTCAATGTTTTTTTGGCTCAAAATATGAGATAAAAAAAGTAAGAGAAGTCTATGCAAACAACAGATAA
- the gltX gene encoding glutamate--tRNA ligase, with translation MLRFAPSPTGDMHIGNLRVALFNFIVSQQKKEDLIIRIEDTDKERNIEGKDQEILDILALFGITYSQVIYQSENFRFHSAMALQLLHEKKAFSCFCSPEWLEKKREEAKENKEAYRYDDACRDLLAELVIDNLNPFTIRLARPTDTIIIDDLIKGSVSFEPDAVDSFIIMRQDKTPTYNFACAVDDMLSDISLVIRGEDHMSNTPKQDHIRKSLGYEKNVQYAHLPIILNDMGKKMSKRDDASSVKWLLEEGFIPSAISNYLILIGNKPPCEIFDIKDAIKWFNLESISKSPARFSMDLLRHINKEHLKKMDATELSRYVGFADANIGELAKIYLEEASTTKELKSKITPIFAPKEMPEEFKESAKIITKTIKDAPYFEEYDEFKSYVMKTSGLKGKDFFKPLRILLTGAQNGPDIALVYKYLKNYLGEIVK, from the coding sequence ATGTTAAGATTTGCACCTAGTCCAACTGGTGATATGCATATAGGGAACTTAAGAGTCGCCCTATTTAACTTTATTGTCTCGCAACAAAAAAAAGAAGATTTGATAATTCGTATCGAAGATACAGACAAAGAGAGAAATATTGAAGGAAAAGATCAAGAGATTTTAGATATCTTAGCCCTTTTTGGCATTACCTACTCTCAAGTTATATATCAGAGTGAAAATTTTCGCTTTCACTCTGCTATGGCCTTGCAACTACTACATGAAAAAAAAGCATTTAGTTGTTTTTGCTCTCCTGAGTGGCTTGAGAAAAAAAGAGAAGAAGCAAAAGAAAACAAAGAAGCTTACAGATACGATGATGCTTGCAGAGATTTGCTAGCTGAATTAGTTATAGACAATCTAAACCCTTTTACCATCAGGCTAGCAAGACCGACTGATACTATCATTATAGATGACTTGATAAAAGGAAGTGTGAGTTTTGAGCCAGATGCAGTTGATAGTTTTATTATTATGCGTCAAGACAAGACTCCAACATATAACTTTGCTTGTGCAGTAGATGATATGCTTAGTGATATCTCTTTGGTTATCCGCGGTGAAGATCATATGAGTAATACCCCAAAACAAGACCACATTAGAAAATCTTTGGGTTATGAGAAAAATGTCCAGTATGCACATTTGCCTATCATACTAAATGATATGGGCAAAAAAATGAGTAAAAGAGATGATGCTTCTAGTGTAAAATGGCTTTTAGAAGAGGGTTTTATACCTAGCGCTATTTCAAATTATTTAATATTAATAGGAAATAAGCCTCCTTGTGAGATATTCGACATAAAAGATGCCATAAAATGGTTCAACTTAGAAAGTATCTCAAAGTCTCCTGCTCGCTTTAGTATGGATCTCTTAAGACACATCAACAAAGAACATCTAAAAAAGATGGATGCGACTGAACTCTCAAGATATGTTGGTTTTGCTGATGCAAACATTGGCGAGCTTGCAAAGATTTACTTAGAAGAAGCCTCCACAACAAAAGAGTTGAAATCTAAAATAACTCCTATATTTGCTCCAAAAGAGATGCCAGAAGAGTTCAAAGAGTCCGCAAAAATCATAACTAAAACTATTAAAGATGCGCCCTACTTTGAGGAATATGATGAATTTAAGAGCTATGTTATGAAAACCTCAGGACTAAAAGGTAAAGACTTTTTTAAACCACTTAGGATTTTGTTGACAGGTGCACAAAATGGTCCAGATATTGCTTTGGTTTACAAATATTTGAAAAATTATTTAGGGGAGATTGTTAAATGA